The Marinomonas profundi DNA segment GTGTTAAGACAACCTATCTTAGTAAGCATAGTATTGTATTAATTAGTGCAATACAGCGTTCAATTTATATAAAAGGATACCATGATATGTCACAGTCTGTATGGGACGCGACCAGCTTACCGAATTTTACCAATGTTGATGTTGCGAACATTGAAGCGGATCTAGAAAGCCTGCTAAAGCACCACCAAGTAGCCATCGACGCCTGTGTCAGCGAGAACACCAATCCAACGTGGCAAAGTCTTATTTTACCATTGGATCAACTGCACGATGATCTCAATAATTTTTGGTCACCGATTGGTCATTTGAATTCTGTTAAAAATACCCCAGAGCTACGGGCGGCGTACAATGCTTGTTTGCCAAAGCTCACCCAGTACTACACCGACCTTGGGCAAAACAAAGCCTTGTATCAAGCGTACAAAACCCTTGCCGAAAGCGACGCTACAAAGAATCTAACGCCAGCGCAAACCGAAGCCCTAAGCCAAACTATTCGTGACTTTGAATTATCGGGTGTGGGTTTAGAAGGTGATGCGAAAAAACGTTACGGCGAGATAAGCCAACGTTTGTCCGAGCTGGGTAGCCAGTTTGGTGAAAATGTTCTAGACGCCACACAGGCTTGGAGCAAACTCATCACCGACGAAAGTGAGTTGTTAGGATTGCCTGAATCGGCTCTCGCCCAAGCGAAGCAAATGGCCGACGCCAAAGAAAAAGACGGTTGGTTGTTTACTTTAGATTTCCCCTCTTATATGCCAGTGATGAGTTACGCCGACAATGCTGAGCTGCGCGAAGAAATGTATCGGGCTTTTGCGACGCGCGCGTCTGATCAAGGTGGCGACATCAAATTCAATAACGCCCCTTTGATTGATGAGATTTTGGCGTTGCGTCATGAAATGGCACAGATTCTTGGTTTTGATAATTATGCAGAACTGTCTGTTGCCACTAAAATGGCCGACAACGGACAGCAGGTTATCGACTTCCTGGAAGACCTTGCTAAAAAATCAAAAAGCTCGGCAGAACAAGATCTTGCGCAATTAACCGCGTTTGCGAAAGACGAAAATGGTGTGGAAAAATTGAACGCGTGGGACATGACTTACTACGCGGAGAAATTACGTCAGCATAAGTACAGTATTTCCCAAGAAGAACTGCGTCCTTATTTCCCCATGAACAAGGTTTTGTCTGGATTGTTTCACGTGGCACAAACTTTATTTGGCGTCGATATTCGTGAAGAAAAAGAATTTGATAGTTATAACAAGAACTTGCAGTTATTTACTATCAGTAAAGACGGCGAAGACATTTCTCGCTTCTATCTAGATCCTTATGCTCGTGAAGCAAAACGTGGTGGCGCGTGGATGGATTCTTGCCGTACTCGTCGTCGTTTGAGTGATAACCGCTTACAGCTACCGATTGCCTATCTGGTGTGTAACTTCACGCCACCGATTGGTGACAAGCCAGCGCTGTTGACGCACGATGAAGTCACCACCTTGTTCCATGAATTTGGTCACGGTTTGCACCATATGTTGACCCAAGTGGACGTTTCATCCGTATCCGGTATTAACGGTGTGGCTTGGGATGCCGTTGAATTACCCAGTCAATTTATGGAAAACTGGTGTTATGAGCCAGAAGCGCTGGCGCATATTGCGGGTCATTACGAAACGGGCGCACCGCTGCCACAAGATTTGTTAGATAAGATGCTGGCTGCGAAGAACTTCCAATCGGGCATGCAGATGATGCGCCAGCTGGAGTTTTCTTTGTTCGACTTCCGTTTGCACATGGAATACCAAAAAGGCGTTTCTGTTCAATCGGTTATCGACGATGTGCGCAGCAAAGTCGCGGTGATTACGCCGCCTGAATTTAACCGCTTCCAAACCAGCTTTTCGCACATTTTTGCCGGTGGTTACGCGGCAGGTTACTACAGCTATAAATGGGCGGAAGTCTTGTCAGCAGATGCGTTCTCGAAATTCGAAGAAGATGGCATTTTCAATAAAGATACCGGCGCACGCTTCCGTGATACCATATTGGCCAATGGCGGTTCTCGTC contains these protein-coding regions:
- the prlC gene encoding oligopeptidase A, giving the protein MSQSVWDATSLPNFTNVDVANIEADLESLLKHHQVAIDACVSENTNPTWQSLILPLDQLHDDLNNFWSPIGHLNSVKNTPELRAAYNACLPKLTQYYTDLGQNKALYQAYKTLAESDATKNLTPAQTEALSQTIRDFELSGVGLEGDAKKRYGEISQRLSELGSQFGENVLDATQAWSKLITDESELLGLPESALAQAKQMADAKEKDGWLFTLDFPSYMPVMSYADNAELREEMYRAFATRASDQGGDIKFNNAPLIDEILALRHEMAQILGFDNYAELSVATKMADNGQQVIDFLEDLAKKSKSSAEQDLAQLTAFAKDENGVEKLNAWDMTYYAEKLRQHKYSISQEELRPYFPMNKVLSGLFHVAQTLFGVDIREEKEFDSYNKNLQLFTISKDGEDISRFYLDPYAREAKRGGAWMDSCRTRRRLSDNRLQLPIAYLVCNFTPPIGDKPALLTHDEVTTLFHEFGHGLHHMLTQVDVSSVSGINGVAWDAVELPSQFMENWCYEPEALAHIAGHYETGAPLPQDLLDKMLAAKNFQSGMQMMRQLEFSLFDFRLHMEYQKGVSVQSVIDDVRSKVAVITPPEFNRFQTSFSHIFAGGYAAGYYSYKWAEVLSADAFSKFEEDGIFNKDTGARFRDTILANGGSRPAAELFAEFRGREPSTDALLRHSGIAA